One Thomasclavelia spiroformis DSM 1552 DNA window includes the following coding sequences:
- a CDS encoding iron-containing alcohol dehydrogenase yields MNDFIYDIPVTVYFGKDQLKNLTTELKKYGKNVLMTYGGGSIKKSGLYDKVINEIKKAGLNLFELSGIEPNPRIESVRKGAQICKDEHIDVLLAVGGGSTLDATKFMAAGACVDHDPWLFLSENAPIEKALPIVTILTLAATGSEMDSGGVITNLETKDKIGRMARPMLPKASFLDPTLTYSVSAYQTACGSADMMSHIMEVYFNMEQDLYMLDTFMEGMMKTIIKYTPIAIKEPDNYEARANLMWTSSWAINGLVNGGKQHEWSCHPMEHELSAYYDITHGLGLAILTPRWLKYCLDETTVSKYYQFGINVFDIDKSLPPMEVANLAIKKLEEFFFETCKLDSNFKAINIDEQYFDIMAAKSCNNDVLYGFKPLKQEDIKKIYQMCLQ; encoded by the coding sequence ATGAATGATTTTATTTATGATATTCCAGTAACTGTTTATTTTGGTAAAGATCAGTTAAAAAATTTAACAACAGAATTAAAAAAATATGGAAAAAATGTTTTAATGACTTATGGTGGGGGTTCAATTAAAAAGAGTGGTTTATATGATAAAGTCATTAATGAAATAAAAAAAGCTGGTTTAAATTTATTTGAATTATCAGGAATTGAACCAAATCCTAGAATTGAATCAGTACGTAAAGGAGCACAAATATGTAAAGATGAACATATTGATGTATTACTTGCAGTAGGTGGTGGATCAACTCTTGATGCAACAAAATTTATGGCAGCAGGAGCATGTGTAGATCATGATCCATGGCTATTTTTAAGTGAAAATGCGCCTATTGAAAAAGCATTACCAATTGTAACTATTTTAACTCTTGCAGCAACTGGTTCAGAAATGGATAGTGGCGGAGTTATTACTAATTTAGAAACAAAAGATAAAATTGGTAGAATGGCAAGACCGATGCTACCTAAAGCATCATTTTTAGATCCTACTTTAACATACAGTGTCAGTGCTTATCAAACAGCCTGTGGTAGTGCTGATATGATGTCACATATTATGGAAGTATATTTTAATATGGAACAAGATCTATATATGTTAGATACATTTATGGAAGGAATGATGAAAACAATTATTAAATATACGCCAATTGCAATTAAAGAACCAGATAATTATGAAGCAAGAGCTAATTTAATGTGGACTTCATCATGGGCAATCAATGGACTTGTTAATGGTGGAAAACAACATGAATGGAGTTGTCATCCAATGGAACATGAATTAAGTGCTTATTATGATATTACTCATGGTCTAGGTTTAGCAATCTTAACACCAAGATGGTTAAAATATTGTTTAGATGAAACAACAGTGTCTAAATATTATCAATTTGGAATAAATGTATTTGATATTGACAAAAGCTTACCACCAATGGAAGTTGCTAATCTTGCAATTAAAAAATTGGAAGAATTTTTCTTTGAGACATGTAAATTAGATAGTAATTTTAAAGCAATTAATATTGATGAACAATATTTTGATATAATGGCAGCTAAATCATGTAATAATGATGTATTATATGGCTTTAAGCCATTAAAACAAGAAGATATTAAAAAAATATATCAAATGTGTTTACAATAA
- a CDS encoding GGGtGRT protein, with the protein MALFESYERRIDQINAALAKFDIKSIEEAKAICDEKGIDVYNIVKSTQPICFENACWAYTVGAAMAIKNGDTKAVDAAKTIGVGLQSFCIPGSVADDRKVGLGHGNLGSMLLDEGTECFAFLAGHESFAAAEGAIKIAEKANKVRTKPLRVILNGLGKDAAKIISRINGFTYVETQFDYFTGEVKELSKTAYSNGPRAKVNCYGADDVREGVAIMHKEGVDVSITGNSTNPTRFQHPVAGTYKKECIEQGKKYFSVASGGGTGRTLHPDNMAAGPASYGMTDTMGRMHSDAQFAGSSSVPAHVEMMGLIGMGNNPMVGATVAVAVAIEEACK; encoded by the coding sequence ATGGCATTATTTGAAAGTTATGAAAGAAGAATTGATCAAATTAACGCTGCATTAGCTAAATTTGATATTAAATCAATCGAAGAAGCAAAAGCTATTTGCGATGAAAAAGGAATTGATGTATATAACATCGTAAAATCAACTCAACCAATCTGTTTTGAAAATGCTTGCTGGGCTTACACTGTAGGTGCTGCAATGGCAATCAAAAACGGAGATACTAAAGCTGTAGATGCTGCTAAAACAATTGGTGTTGGTTTACAATCATTCTGTATTCCAGGATCAGTTGCTGATGATCGTAAAGTTGGTTTAGGACATGGTAACTTAGGTTCTATGTTATTAGATGAAGGAACTGAATGTTTTGCTTTCTTAGCAGGACATGAATCTTTTGCTGCTGCTGAAGGAGCAATCAAAATTGCTGAAAAAGCTAACAAAGTTAGAACAAAACCATTAAGAGTTATCTTAAACGGTTTAGGTAAAGATGCTGCAAAAATCATCTCAAGAATTAACGGATTCACTTACGTGGAAACTCAATTCGATTATTTTACAGGTGAAGTAAAAGAATTATCAAAAACAGCTTACTCAAACGGTCCTCGTGCTAAAGTTAACTGCTATGGTGCTGATGACGTTAGAGAAGGTGTTGCAATCATGCATAAAGAAGGTGTAGATGTATCAATCACTGGTAACTCTACTAACCCAACTCGTTTCCAACATCCTGTTGCTGGAACATATAAAAAAGAATGTATTGAACAAGGTAAGAAATACTTCTCAGTTGCTTCTGGTGGAGGAACTGGACGTACATTACATCCTGATAATATGGCTGCTGGTCCTGCTTCTTATGGTATGACTGATACTATGGGACGTATGCACAGTGATGCTCAATTTGCTGGTTCTTCATCAGTTCCTGCTCACGTAGAAATGATGGGATTAATCGGTATGGGTAACAACCCTATGGTTGGTGCAACTGTTGCTGTTGCTGTAGCTATTGAAGAAGCTTGCAAATAA
- the vapD gene encoding VapD family protein, which translates to MKSKQEMQIFHGRKAINFDLNNNLLKQYYPSKNYKKAWKDINKYLENNDFIHRQYSGYVSKTGISMAEVGNIIGKMSRKWTWLNKCVMEFDVTIVSDEYSFISRIKQESKVTSKDELV; encoded by the coding sequence ATGAAGTCGAAGCAAGAAATGCAAATTTTCCATGGTAGAAAAGCAATTAATTTTGATTTAAATAATAATTTATTAAAACAATATTATCCTTCAAAAAATTATAAGAAAGCATGGAAAGATATAAACAAATATTTAGAAAACAATGATTTTATACATCGTCAATATTCAGGTTATGTTTCTAAAACAGGAATAAGTATGGCAGAAGTAGGAAATATAATTGGAAAGATGTCAAGGAAGTGGACATGGCTTAATAAATGTGTAATGGAATTTGATGTTACAATAGTAAGTGATGAGTATAGTTTTATATCAAGAATTAAACAAGAATCTAAAGTTACTAGTAAAGATGAGTTGGTTTAA
- a CDS encoding glycoside hydrolase family 3 N-terminal domain-containing protein — MKLGKKIVSLMMVLAMIAATIFSVNISNAAALTNEQKAQELVAKMTLEEKIGQKIMLSFRSGWTMKDGTKISSVQNINDEIYEIIGKYDIGSVILFAANFASDASINVELTDGLQKAAIDPNLGENNIPLIIATDQEGGIVYRLTGGTALPGNMAVGATNDPENAFKAGKVIGSELSAVGVNTNFAPDADVNNNPNNPVIGLRSFSSSPQLAAKFTTAYIEGVQSQNIATTAKHFPGHGNVATDSHTGLPSIDATKDELYQIELVPFQAAIAAGTDMIMTAHIQFPNVVEEKIYSSKQDEHMSPPATLSREILTDLLRNELNFDGVIVTDSMTMNGVANYFDVNERNLLAVKAGVDILDIPFNDISSWADMETKLIPLIDAFVDAYTKEDGYNGIKLSIEELDKSVERILTLKYNRNIMELVNDNTSLQDKKAKALEVVGSVENRETERLISAKGVTVVKNENDVLPLKLTSNSKVLFATTYSRNNNRFVLAWERAKQAGIIPEGADYKILQHYNWTGLNDKVNSAINSDGSKFQGTNRDLLDWCDVLVHASEISKASGIDGYIVGCPQLFTNYCKNLGKQTVVISLNHPYDVQAFPDADGILAVYGTTSLGLDITESFGGGTVGATAAFSPNLTAGTEVVLGTFGASGKLPVDIPKYVPGSKVYSTDEIVYKLGYGIEYEALAKDPDRTALVEAINKVETLNKNNYTEESWQSAKNELETLNDILKVAKNVNLTHKLAQAKVDENTQELKNQYDKVLELLVPISIDKTALKIALDLANVITDEDLANVVPVVVEEFKVARDKANEVYNDASASQDKVDAVFDRLASIMQKLEFFKGDKTALKAFIDKVSGLEAAKYTEATWTPFNDALTAAASVYEDENAMQEEVNNAYNELVTAFLKLRLIPDKSLLEDLINQANELNSANYTKATFDGLTKALNEAKAVFNNPNATQVEVDNAKDVLTKAIANLQTVTVDNTIKAPVNNGDTTVSVKTGDESLVGMFAGIALLSVAGYALLRRKEND; from the coding sequence ATGAAATTAGGAAAGAAAATTGTTTCATTAATGATGGTTTTAGCAATGATTGCTGCAACTATATTTAGTGTAAATATTTCTAATGCTGCAGCTTTAACTAATGAACAAAAAGCTCAAGAGTTAGTTGCGAAAATGACATTAGAAGAAAAAATTGGTCAAAAAATCATGCTTTCATTTAGAAGTGGGTGGACAATGAAAGATGGTACAAAAATTTCATCAGTTCAAAATATAAACGATGAAATTTACGAAATTATTGGAAAATATGATATTGGAAGTGTTATTTTGTTTGCTGCAAATTTTGCGTCTGATGCTAGTATCAATGTTGAATTGACAGATGGATTACAAAAGGCAGCAATTGATCCAAATTTAGGAGAAAATAATATTCCTTTAATTATTGCAACAGATCAAGAAGGGGGGATAGTTTATCGATTGACGGGAGGAACTGCTTTGCCAGGAAATATGGCTGTAGGAGCTACAAATGATCCAGAAAATGCATTTAAAGCTGGAAAAGTTATTGGTAGTGAATTAAGTGCAGTAGGTGTAAATACAAATTTTGCTCCTGATGCAGATGTCAATAATAATCCTAATAATCCAGTTATTGGATTACGTTCATTTAGTAGTAGTCCACAATTGGCAGCAAAGTTTACTACAGCTTATATTGAAGGAGTTCAAAGTCAAAACATAGCTACTACTGCTAAACACTTTCCAGGACATGGAAACGTTGCAACTGATTCTCATACTGGCTTGCCTTCAATTGATGCTACTAAGGATGAGTTATATCAAATAGAATTAGTACCATTCCAAGCAGCAATTGCTGCAGGGACTGATATGATTATGACAGCACATATTCAATTCCCAAATGTTGTTGAGGAAAAAATATATTCATCAAAACAAGATGAACATATGTCACCACCTGCTACTTTATCAAGAGAAATTTTAACTGATTTATTAAGAAATGAATTGAATTTTGATGGTGTAATCGTGACTGATTCAATGACGATGAATGGTGTTGCAAATTATTTTGATGTAAATGAACGTAATTTATTAGCGGTTAAAGCAGGGGTTGATATTTTAGATATTCCATTTAATGATATATCTTCATGGGCTGATATGGAAACTAAATTGATTCCGTTAATTGATGCATTTGTTGATGCTTATACTAAAGAAGATGGCTATAATGGGATAAAATTATCTATTGAGGAATTAGATAAGTCAGTTGAACGAATTTTAACATTAAAATATAATCGTAATATCATGGAATTAGTTAATGATAATACAAGCTTACAAGATAAAAAAGCAAAGGCTTTAGAGGTAGTAGGATCAGTTGAAAATCGTGAAACAGAAAGATTGATTTCAGCAAAAGGAGTTACTGTTGTTAAAAATGAAAATGATGTTTTACCATTGAAATTAACTAGTAATTCTAAGGTATTATTTGCAACTACATATTCTAGAAATAATAATCGATTTGTTTTAGCGTGGGAAAGAGCAAAACAGGCTGGAATTATTCCAGAAGGTGCGGATTATAAAATCTTACAACATTATAATTGGACTGGTTTAAATGATAAAGTCAACAGTGCAATTAATTCAGATGGTTCTAAGTTTCAAGGAACAAATCGTGATTTATTAGATTGGTGTGATGTCTTAGTACATGCTTCAGAAATATCTAAGGCTTCAGGAATAGATGGCTATATCGTTGGTTGTCCGCAATTATTTACTAATTATTGTAAGAATTTAGGGAAACAAACAGTTGTAATTTCCTTAAATCATCCTTATGATGTCCAGGCATTTCCTGATGCTGATGGCATTTTGGCAGTATATGGAACAACTAGTTTAGGTTTAGATATAACTGAATCTTTTGGAGGCGGAACAGTAGGGGCAACTGCTGCGTTTAGTCCAAATCTTACTGCTGGAACTGAAGTGGTTTTAGGTACATTTGGAGCTTCTGGAAAGTTACCAGTTGATATACCAAAATATGTTCCAGGATCAAAAGTATATTCAACAGACGAAATTGTTTATAAATTAGGTTATGGTATTGAATATGAAGCATTAGCTAAGGATCCTGATAGAACTGCTTTAGTAGAAGCAATTAATAAAGTTGAGACATTAAATAAAAATAATTATACTGAAGAATCATGGCAAAGTGCCAAAAATGAATTAGAAACATTAAATGATATTTTAAAAGTTGCTAAAAACGTTAATTTAACTCATAAATTAGCACAAGCAAAAGTTGATGAAAATACACAAGAGTTAAAAAATCAATATGATAAAGTTTTAGAATTATTAGTACCTATTAGTATTGATAAAACAGCATTAAAGATTGCGCTAGATTTAGCTAATGTAATTACTGATGAAGATTTAGCTAATGTTGTACCAGTAGTAGTAGAAGAATTTAAAGTGGCAAGAGATAAGGCTAATGAAGTATATAATGATGCAAGTGCTAGTCAAGATAAAGTAGATGCAGTATTTGATCGACTTGCTAGTATCATGCAAAAATTAGAATTCTTCAAAGGAGATAAAACTGCTTTAAAAGCATTTATTGATAAAGTGAGTGGTTTAGAAGCTGCTAAATACACAGAAGCTACATGGACACCATTCAATGATGCCTTAACAGCAGCAGCTAGTGTATATGAAGATGAAAATGCAATGCAAGAAGAAGTAAATAATGCATACAATGAATTAGTCACAGCGTTCTTGAAGTTAAGATTAATTCCAGATAAGAGTTTATTAGAAGACTTAATTAATCAGGCTAATGAATTAAATAGTGCAAATTATACCAAAGCAACATTTGATGGATTAACAAAAGCCTTAAATGAAGCCAAAGCAGTATTTAATAATCCAAATGCAACGCAAGTTGAAGTAGATAATGCAAAAGATGTTCTTACAAAAGCAATCGCAAACTTACAAACAGTAACTGTAGATAATACAATAAAAGCACCAGTAAATAATGGTGATACAACTGTAAGTGTAAAAACAGGTGATGAAAGCTTAGTAGGAATGTTTGCAGGAATTGCTTTATTAAGTGTCGCTGGATATGCATTATTAAGAAGAAAAGAAAATGATTAA
- the eno gene encoding phosphopyruvate hydratase, whose amino-acid sequence MSKIKSIYAREVLDSRGNPTVEVEVSSECGAFARAIVPSGASTGIYEAVELRDGDKNRYLGLGVSKAVNNVNEIIAPALLDMEVTAQRQIDTKMIELDGTKNKGKLGANAILGVSLAVAKCAAKSLNMPLYRYIGGVNSHVLPTPMMNIINGGAHADNNVDFQEFMIMPVSAPTFKEAIRMGAEVFHALKAVLKTKGLNTAVGDEGGFAPNLASNEDAIKTILEAIKKAGYKPGKDIKLAMDVASSEFYHDGKYVLPGEGNREFTSKELVDFYDELCSKYPIISIEDGLDQDDWDGWDYLTKKLGNKVQLVGDDFFVTNTSRLKQGIEKGVANSILIKVNQIGTLTETLEAIEMAQKANYTAVISHRSGESEDTTIADIAVATNSGQIKTGSASRTDRIAKYNQLLRIEDELNIQAVYLGDKSFYQLLK is encoded by the coding sequence ATGAGTAAAATTAAAAGTATATATGCTCGAGAAGTATTAGATTCAAGAGGAAATCCTACTGTTGAAGTAGAGGTAAGTAGTGAATGTGGTGCATTTGCAAGAGCGATTGTTCCTAGCGGGGCATCAACAGGAATTTATGAAGCAGTAGAGCTTCGTGATGGTGATAAAAATCGTTATTTAGGTCTAGGAGTTAGTAAAGCTGTAAATAACGTAAATGAAATTATTGCACCAGCATTATTAGATATGGAAGTAACTGCTCAAAGACAAATCGATACTAAAATGATTGAACTAGATGGCACAAAAAATAAAGGTAAATTAGGTGCTAATGCTATTTTAGGAGTATCTTTGGCAGTAGCTAAGTGTGCTGCTAAAAGTTTAAATATGCCACTATATCGTTATATTGGTGGTGTTAATAGTCATGTTTTACCAACTCCAATGATGAATATTATTAATGGTGGAGCCCATGCTGATAACAATGTTGATTTTCAAGAATTTATGATTATGCCTGTTAGTGCACCAACATTTAAAGAAGCAATTAGAATGGGAGCAGAAGTATTCCATGCATTAAAAGCAGTTTTAAAAACAAAAGGATTGAATACTGCTGTTGGTGATGAAGGTGGTTTTGCACCTAATCTTGCTTCAAATGAAGATGCTATTAAAACAATTTTAGAAGCAATTAAAAAAGCCGGATACAAACCTGGTAAAGATATAAAACTAGCAATGGATGTTGCAAGTAGTGAATTTTATCATGATGGTAAATATGTTTTACCAGGAGAAGGTAATAGGGAATTTACATCTAAAGAATTAGTTGATTTTTATGATGAATTATGTAGTAAGTATCCAATTATTTCAATTGAAGATGGTCTAGATCAAGATGATTGGGATGGTTGGGATTATTTAACTAAAAAATTAGGAAATAAAGTTCAATTAGTTGGTGATGATTTCTTTGTAACTAACACATCACGTTTAAAACAAGGAATTGAAAAAGGTGTTGCTAATTCTATCTTGATCAAAGTTAATCAAATTGGAACACTAACAGAAACATTAGAAGCTATCGAAATGGCACAAAAAGCTAATTACACAGCAGTTATTTCTCATCGCTCAGGAGAAAGCGAAGACACAACTATTGCAGATATTGCAGTAGCAACAAACTCCGGTCAAATCAAAACAGGTTCAGCTTCAAGAACAGATCGTATCGCTAAATACAATCAATTACTTAGAATTGAAGATGAATTAAACATACAAGCTGTTTATTTAGGTGATAAAAGTTTTTATCAATTGTTAAAATAG
- the wecB gene encoding non-hydrolyzing UDP-N-acetylglucosamine 2-epimerase, which yields MEITTDYSNVKWQENDKLKLLIIVGTRPEIIRLAAVINKCRKYFDCILAHTGQNYDYNLNGIFFHDLKLADPDVYMNAVGDDLGATVGNIINCSYKLMNQIKPDALLILGDTNSCLSAISAKRLHIPIFHMEAGNRCKDECLPEETNRRIVDIISDVNLAYSEHARKYLHECGLPKERVYVTGSPMAEVLHNNLEQIKSSKILEKLNLKEKGYILLSAHREENIDTEKNFLSLFSAINKMAEKYDMPILYSCHPRSKKRLEQTGFKLDKRVVMHEPLGFHDYNCLQMNAFAVVSDSGTLPEESSFFTSAGHSFPAICIRTSTERPEALDKADFILAGIDGDSLLQAVDVAVAMNEEKDLGIPVPDYVDENVSTKVVKLIQSYTGVVNKMVWRKF from the coding sequence ATGGAAATAACTACAGATTATTCAAATGTTAAATGGCAAGAAAATGATAAATTAAAATTATTGATTATTGTAGGAACTAGACCTGAAATTATTAGATTAGCTGCTGTAATTAATAAATGTCGTAAATACTTTGACTGTATCTTAGCTCATACTGGTCAAAACTATGATTATAATTTAAATGGGATCTTTTTTCATGATTTAAAACTAGCTGATCCTGATGTTTATATGAATGCAGTTGGTGATGATTTAGGAGCAACTGTTGGTAATATCATCAACTGTTCTTATAAACTGATGAATCAAATTAAACCAGATGCTTTATTAATTTTAGGAGATACTAATAGCTGTTTAAGTGCTATCAGTGCTAAAAGATTACATATTCCTATCTTCCATATGGAAGCAGGAAACAGATGTAAAGATGAATGTTTACCTGAAGAAACAAATCGAAGAATTGTCGATATTATTAGTGATGTGAATCTGGCATATAGTGAACATGCAAGAAAATACTTACATGAATGTGGACTGCCAAAAGAAAGGGTATATGTAACAGGTTCACCGATGGCCGAAGTATTACATAATAATCTAGAACAGATCAAATCATCAAAGATCTTAGAAAAACTGAATCTAAAAGAAAAAGGATACATTTTATTAAGTGCCCATCGTGAAGAAAATATTGATACTGAAAAGAATTTCTTATCATTATTTTCTGCTATTAATAAAATGGCTGAAAAATACGATATGCCAATCTTATATTCATGTCATCCACGCAGTAAAAAAAGATTAGAACAAACTGGCTTTAAATTAGATAAACGCGTAGTTATGCATGAACCATTAGGTTTCCATGATTATAATTGTTTACAAATGAATGCATTTGCAGTAGTAAGTGATAGTGGAACATTACCAGAAGAAAGTAGTTTCTTTACAAGTGCAGGACATTCTTTTCCAGCTATTTGCATTAGAACTAGTACAGAAAGACCAGAAGCTTTAGATAAAGCTGATTTTATTTTAGCTGGTATTGATGGTGATTCATTACTACAAGCTGTAGATGTAGCAGTAGCTATGAATGAAGAAAAAGATTTAGGTATTCCAGTTCCAGATTATGTTGATGAAAATGTTTCTACAAAAGTAGTTAAACTAATTCAATCATATACTGGAGTAGTTAATAAGATGGTATGGAGAAAGTTCTAA
- a CDS encoding iron-sulfur cluster assembly scaffold protein, which yields MIYSHEVEEMCCVKQGASHGCAPIPEEGKWVYSREIKDISGLTHGIGWCAPQQGACKLTLNVKEGIIEEALIETIGCSGMTHSAAMASEALVGKTLLEGLNTDLVCDAINTAMRELFLQIVYGRTQSAFSEGGLPIGAGLEDLGKGLRSMTGTAYSTKAKGPRYLELTEGYINRIALDENNEIIGYEFTNLGRMMDMVKAGKDANEAIKEATGTYGRFDDAAKYIDPRKE from the coding sequence ATGATTTATTCACACGAAGTAGAAGAAATGTGTTGTGTCAAACAAGGTGCTTCACATGGTTGTGCTCCAATTCCTGAAGAAGGAAAATGGGTATATTCTAGAGAAATTAAAGATATCTCTGGTTTAACACACGGTATTGGTTGGTGTGCTCCTCAACAAGGTGCTTGTAAATTAACATTAAATGTTAAAGAAGGTATCATTGAAGAAGCATTAATCGAAACTATTGGATGTTCAGGAATGACTCACTCTGCAGCTATGGCTTCAGAAGCATTAGTTGGTAAAACTTTATTAGAAGGTTTAAATACTGACTTAGTATGTGATGCTATCAATACTGCAATGAGAGAATTATTCTTACAAATTGTTTATGGACGTACTCAATCTGCATTCTCTGAAGGTGGTTTACCTATCGGTGCTGGATTAGAAGATTTAGGTAAAGGATTAAGAAGTATGACTGGTACTGCTTATTCTACTAAAGCTAAAGGTCCTCGTTACTTAGAATTAACTGAAGGATATATCAACAGAATCGCATTAGATGAAAATAATGAAATTATTGGTTATGAATTCACTAACTTAGGTAGAATGATGGACATGGTTAAAGCTGGAAAAGATGCTAATGAAGCAATCAAAGAAGCTACAGGAACTTATGGTAGATTCGATGATGCTGCTAAGTACATCGATCCAAGAAAGGAATAA
- a CDS encoding YybH family protein, which translates to MKKLIDAADRAIKEERFDDLMEFYTEDAVLVVKPGLEAKGKEEIKNAFIKIAAYFNNSVVPTQGKMLMIEAGDTVLVLSQTLLDANKKEDSEYSMDRRATYVYRNVNGKWLCAIDNSYGTTLLD; encoded by the coding sequence ATGAAGAAATTAATAGATGCTGCTGACAGGGCAATCAAAGAAGAAAGATTTGACGATTTAATGGAGTTTTATACTGAAGATGCAGTATTAGTTGTAAAACCTGGGCTGGAGGCAAAAGGAAAGGAAGAAATTAAGAATGCATTTATAAAAATAGCAGCTTATTTTAATAACAGTGTTGTTCCAACACAAGGGAAAATGTTGATGATTGAAGCAGGAGATACTGTACTTGTTTTATCACAAACTTTATTAGATGCAAATAAAAAAGAAGATTCAGAATATAGTATGGATCGTAGAGCTACTTATGTTTATAGAAATGTTAATGGAAAATGGTTATGTGCTATAGATAACTCATATGGTACAACATTGCTCGACTAG